Below is a genomic region from Sphaeramia orbicularis chromosome 6, fSphaOr1.1, whole genome shotgun sequence.
TGGAATTGGCCTACCATGAAGCTATGATGAACATGGCTCGGCTCAACAGGACAGGTAACGGAATTATGAAGCCTTTCAAAGAATTATTGATTTATGTCTGCAATAGGgctgggaaaaaaattatttaatcaaATTTGTAGATCACATCgagttttatttttagaaaactGATTTTCTTATCACAAATAATATGGGTATTTTGAATTCGCCAACAACGAATCCTTCTGGGTTCCCGTAGTTCTATGAGCTCAAACCCTTCCTCTCCTTCCCCCACGTGAATCACAGAGTCACAACACACAACATGGCAGCGACAGCCAGCAGCAGAGAGCAGTTTATTCCCAAGAATGGTTCTATACCTTCAGTCGTTTGGAACTGGTTTGAATTTGCAGCATCAGATAGGGAACAGGCAAATCCTCACTGTAAAATATGTGAGGATGCATGGTGTCCCTTTGTTGAAACCAATGACTGCCTTTGCATTTTTTAAGGTCTATCTCAATGCACTTAAACTGAAAACAAAGTTAATGTTTTTCAGTATATTTGCAGTCTGCACTTGTGTTCTTGTAAGTAGGGGATTGAAAAtgaatcgaaaattgagtttttcatTAATAAATCGGATATTTTTTTTTAGGCCATATTACCCAGCCCTAGTCTGCTGATAGCttcttttggggaaaaaaagatgtccGTATCGATCAATGTGTCATGTTGATGAGTCTCTTAAATGTTCTCCTTTCTGTTTGACCCTGTAGCGGCTGGCCTCATGCACACCTTCAACGCCCACGCAGCAACTGACATCACAGGATTCGGCATTCTAGGTCACGCTCAAACATTGGCACGACAACAGCGAAGTGAGGTCTCATTTGTCATCCACAATCTCCCAGTGCTCGCTAAGATGGCCGCAGTGTCCAAAGCCTGTGGGAACATGTTTGGACTAATGCACGGCACCTGCCCTGAAACATCAGGTGTGTGTTTAGAACTGATGTCGAATGTTTACATAGGCCATGGCTGAATGTATTCAAAGTCAGTTCTTCATAGTTCGTTCTACATCCACCAAGGAGGTAAGGAGGTCCTGTAATCACCCACCTCCATTTGTTTGGGTGTCTGCCAGCAGGATCAATAAAGTGGGGGCTCATATAATTGTATCTGTTGAATTACGGGACTGAGAGAGGCATGTTCTCTCAAAGTGTCCTTCTAGGTATATGGAATTTCAAAATAAtaggcagacttttttttttttatctcagttgTAATTTGATCATATTCTCAGAGGAGGACAAGTTACAAGTGCTTTGCATATTACATATAAtttcttaactctttcggtgccaggcagttaaggggctaataagccttaaaagtgccaaagaatttggccgtttttcagtatttcgcgttgtttttataatatttgaagaatcctgcaggaaaccgctcggtaacatccgaccgattgctgattagattcaaaacgcaccggacgcagccgattcattattgatcgtaatttgcataatttattcggtcgcgtgacctcaaattcccatctgattggtctcaaaagggggacacagaaagaacgtcatcgaaatgtgagaaagaaatgggggtggatggtttgtttgtacacaaatatggcgtgttctccaaagccgatctgatcggcccgtggcactttaaaggttgtattcgtaaagccgatttaatcggcccatggcattgaaagagttaatattTGGTGCCATTATATTTGTGATGGCTGTGACATGTTGTTGGTATTTTGGAGGTACGCTAAGGTCATGTGCTGCTCAAACACCCATTTTTTGTCCAAGTTGTACTTTCTTGGCTGATGTTTTCAAGTGGGGTTTTACAATAATGAAATGTACCAGCCCCtctcaaaacaaaacaactcacATAATATGATCTGCCTCCCAGTGCTTCATAGTCAAGATGATGGTCCTTGTGTTACGTGCCTTAGTAAACTTTAGTCTTGTCCTTTACTGTAGATGGAGCTGTTTTACCTCCAGCATCTTAACTGTTCCTTGACTGTTGCCCTCAGACGATTTTGGAAAATCATACCAACGAAAAACCAGATTTGTACAAGTCTGAAGGGAGATGTTAAATATATAGCCACTGGTCACCAAGTGAACCCCAataaagaaaactagaaaagcattcggagagcgcagacctctgccaagacagatcacccccccaccccacccatcaccaccaaaatttaatcatttgttatcatgtgccagaatcaacatttcctgaaaatttcatcaaaatccatccataactttttgagttatcttgctaacagtcagacgaccaaacaaaaaaatctgcccatccccccggatcaccaccaaaatttaatcatttgttccttgtgccagtatcaacatttccatttcatgaaaatctgtccataactttttcaggtACGTTGcttaactaaccaacaaacaaacaaaccctgtcaaaaacataacctccttggcggaggtaataagccaTGACATCAAAGCTTTAAACCCGGTGAGAATGTgacaaaatatataaaagctGAAATAGAATAATCCATATTAATAAAGTAGTGTTGAAATTATGAAAGTGACTTTGAAGGAGCTGAGATTCATAGCATGTGTAAACATCAGACCCCAACTATAAATTGATCTGTTTTCTTCTCGCTCTGGCCCCCAACTGTTGTGTCTCATCTCAAATTTATTTAGTAGACAGTGTTTTTTGTAAAGTCTGTAGGGGCCTTTGGATTTTTTTATTGACTTCAAAGTCATAAAAATGATGTAATAGTGTTTCACAGTGAGGTGCCTCTCCCTAATGTTGTTGGcagagtattttctgttcagtatgAAATCAGAATATGTTTAGAGAatatttttattctgtattttatggGCAGTGACTCAGATGAACCTGTTTAAGCTCAGGCTGAAGGTGGTTTTGTATTTATGTGGATACATGGTTTAAAACAGCTAAGTTGTACCTTTGCTTTTAGTGATAAATTCAGTTGGTTATggcttatcaaaaaaaaaaaaaatagacaatgaCTGACTGGGCtgcagataaaacagaaaaatccTGAGCATAGTGACCATACTGTGACCACATTTACTATGAGCAGTAGGAGAGAACTTTATAGGACACTGGGCCACATATTAGAAATCATCAGAGATACTTGTGATTGACCGAGTCTTCTTCCATTTACAGGAGGTCTGCTCATCTGCCTGCCCCGGGAACAGGCAGCACGCTTCTGTGCCGAAATCAAGTCCCCAAAATACGGAGAGGGCCACCAGGCATGGATCATCGGGATTGTAGAGAAAGGAAACCGCACCGCTCGCATCATTGACAAACCCCGGATCATAGAGGTCGCACCACAAGCCGCCACCCAGAATGTCAACCCCACTCCTGGTGCAACTTCTTAATCCCCCTTGTTGCTGCATCATAGACCGGAACCTGAAAAGCTCTGCTGAGTGATTTTAGACACATAAACTACAAAACCATCCTAGAGTGATTAAATATATACACATAATAGTATGTACACAGAAAAGACTGGGTTGGCGGTTATCTACATGAAAAACAGCCCCACACAGTGGCCGAGGGGTTACGTTACCACCCAGTGGACTCAACCTACACTATCCTCATGATAAAACATTGGTAAGAGCTAGACCATAATTAAAATCCATTTGCCTTTTGTGTCTGATGTATTCTGTTATGTTAAATACGCTTGAATGGCAGGCAAGAGAGTGACGAAGACTAATCTGATACTGTTGATTCATTTTGAATCTTTGGAAATGTGGTGTCTGTTGCCTTTTGGCTCTTTTAAAATTGCTCTCATCAAGCAAGCAGACTATATGACGGTGTTTCTGTTTGTCCATTCACTTTGTACAGTTATAAAGCCTAGATTTAGTTCATTGATGTAACTGATGCCTTGAAAGAAACCATATGACCagaatgggttttttttattactttgaaTTTTTGTATTGTTCCCACCTAAACTAATAAATATTCAAAGAGAAGATGGCTTGTTCATGCCCGCTATTTGGGAACAGCTTTCATCTGAACGAATAAAATCACTAATCGGTTAAAGCTACGTACTGGTTTTCACACAATCAATGCTGCTCCACTGTTTGTGGTTTTAAgatggagagagaaaaaaactacCTAGAAGgatgtttgtcattttttaagCAATATGGTAAATGTGGCAGTATAGGATGTCCAAAATTTTCAGCAGTAAATTATGACTTGGAAGCATTCTGCTGCCTTTAAGAAGCACTATTGAAATGTACTGGGAGGAATCTAACTTGATATGATGACGATCTCAGTTGATTTAAGGACCGCTGTGTAGGATTTAGTGGTATCTAGAGGTAAGATTGTAGATTGTGACTGTTACTGAGCTCCGTTTTCCAAGTGTGTAAGTATAAGGGAGCCAAAATGCCCACTTTACTGCCagtgtttggtttatttgttCTGGGCAACTGCAGGAAGAGGACCCCCATCCTATGTagatatgaaaaacaaaacttaaatctAAAACTGATTTTTAAGTGTACAggtcactaatgaaaacatacatCTGGTTACTATATTCCATGTCTGCCTATAGAGCCCCTAAATTTTACACACTGGTCCTTCAGAGTTTGTGTTTATGGATAGGATTCACTGAAACccactgtaaatgttcatactgATATCAGGAGCAAATTATCACCCTCATCCATCTTGACAATAAATTTCTCTTACAGtagatttttgtctgttttgatgtaTTAAAATAGctcatatttttatgttttttttttaaataaatggaaCATAAATATCCGAAAGTAGCCAGAAGCaatcattttattctattttgtttgTCCGCCGTTAGTTTAATGGCACAAAAGCTGTAATGATGAACTATATGACATTTTATTTTGTCATCAAAAatggcagtttcttaaaagtaATCATTAGATATACCCTAACGTGTAACAAAGATTTAACATTTTCAAACAAAGTGCAGTTCTTCAGTTATATGTATTTACACTCTTTATATACAGagacaaaaattaaattaatgcaaacagagaaaaaaaagtcaaatattcaAATCATTCCCACATCACCAAAACTAAGCACCTCTTTAAGGTACAATATAAATACTTAGAAATAAATATTACCTTTGTATGGCATTGTGGAATGACCTGCTCTAATGGTTTTGCACAGGAAAAACAAGTGTAACCTTTCAACATCAGGAAATATTCATGTCGTTTGCCAATACACTTTACAGTATGATGATGAACATTCAGTTTGATCCATGAAGCATGACAAATCATTGAGTTCACTTCAGTATAGCACCCGGCACTTAAATGTGCTTTTTCCCATTTTCTAGCTGTACATGATTTGCAAGTTCCACCGTCTTCTTGTCATTTATAGGTTTGAAAAGTTCTTGAATATCAAGCATAGCACTCTGAATGTGCTGGCCAAAGCGGTATGAGTCCTGCAAAAACACATAAAGGAAACAATAAGAGAAAAATAGAAACACTTGATGTTTATGTTAAGTGTCTCAGATGCCAGTAGCTCTCTAAAATGCATAGCTTTTATTCTGTGGTCTTACTGTGTCAGGGCTGGAAAATTTGCTGGAGATGTGGAATGTGATAAGGTTTTCCCCAATAATGATGTAAGACACACCATAACCATCATCAGCCACCTGAGGTAGAaagtacattttattattaattctttaaaaaagaaaaacacttgcaGATAAGAGCAGTGAAGGACTAAGCACAGCCCTTCTTGTCTTTCATGCAACTTACTGGGCCAAATCCACCACCAGCACCCACATATTTTGGAAATTTGTTGATATCAACTAAATTGAGCTGCTGTTGAGGTGTCTGACTGGTGGACAGCTTCCAGGGCTCTGAGAGGACCTAAAAAACAAGACATTGGATGTTGTAAGAAAAATgcagacagaaaagagaaaaatagtGATAATGGgaaatttgaattaaaataataataataataatggaatgaTCTAGAGATGTCAGTGTGGTCTGATTCTAACCTGCTTGAGAAATGGTGAGTCAACACCGAGGTATTTGGACACAATGTAGAGACAGAAGAGATGTCGATCGATACCTGAACCAGTCATGGCCAGGCGGTACATGTTCTGGTGCTTATCAGCTGCCTTCCGAAATAGGGCAAGTCTCTGGGCATTCTGGTAAATACAACAACAGGCATATAAACATTAACAGCAGCTTTATCTGAACAATGTATTTTCCACCCACTATGGTCAGGCCTGTACGTGTGTTctgacatgaacaaacatgataTTAACGCTACTGGTTTGTGTTGATGTTAGTGTGTGAGATTTATTCTATGCCAGAAAAGTTCAGActgacacacagagacacactgcCATCAGGTCTTGGTGACCACATCTGAGCAGTGCACCGTGTCCTTTAACAGTGTCATCTACAAATGTTGAGTAACAAAGCATTGTTTATTCAAAGGATTTGTTGGCCACTGTAAGAGCTGTTGTTTTTTGTCCTaatctattttttgtttgttttcttactgTTGCACCTGGGTCCTCCATGGCTCTGACAAACGCCACAGCCTCAGAGGTGCAGGACCGTACAGTCTCTGTCCGACCATCTCTGAACATACGAGTCATTGATGACTCGTACGTGAGACAGAAAACTCTTTGGTCCTATGAAGCAGATGGATAAACATCATTTAGTGATGCTGGATGATTCATTTACAGTAAATGAATGAAAGTGATGTGGTTCTGAAGACTACATCATGGGTGACAGTCGCCCCTACCCTGAACTGAGCCAACTGCAGGGCCAGCTGAATGAAGGCATCAGGGCTAGTCCTGCACTTCTTAATCAGGCCTTTTCCAAATTCATTGAAGAGATAACCATGGAAGTCCACATCATCAGCTATCTGCTTGGCTGATAGGTATGATGCCTCGATGACCTCTTGGcactgagaaaaacacaaaatggtcAGAATAACTTGTTATTGACAACAGCTACAATGATGAACTGTCACTGTACCTCCTCTGGAAGCTGCCACTGGAGTCTGTTTGGAAAAGGCAGGCCTTTGTTTACATCCCCTTTACAGTGCCCCTCCTCTGTGTAGCCAAGATGGAAGCAGTCTGTGGCAAGGACATACTGCACAGACACAAAACCAGGTCCTTTCATTCAGTTCAGGTCATTTCAAACTTTTTTATTGAaataagttttttcttttttgacacacAGTATGTTCACACATCTTTACCTCCCACATATGTCCAACAATTGGTGCATCTGCCCAAGAATGTTCTGCATTTACACCCATTTTCCCATTTGGATAAGAGATTAAGGTGAAAGATTTGTCAAACCACCTGTAACAAAAGGGGAAATAAAAAAAGCTTCTATTTTGCAGTCATGAGCTGGGGCTTCCCTTCAACTGTGCTGCCTTTTCCTACCTATCATAACATTTTCCATGAAGCAGAGACTTGGCGTAACTGTCGAGTGAATTGCTCTTTGCAGAGTCATAGCCCTGCGGCTCATCATCCAGTGTCAGGAAGAAGGCGGCTGACTCAATAGCATCCAGGGAGGCTTTGTTTACTCCTTGAGTGAAATACTGGATCCGAGCCCGAGCCCATGGTACTCTGGAGGTGACAATAAGACAGCTTGCTTCATTTCTTCAACATAAGTATGATTCCTGTGTAtgcgtgtatttgtgtgtacctgTTGCCTGCAGTCAGTGCAGCTAGTTTGAGTTCCCCTGGCTGTGGTTCTGATGTGTCATTGAGGATCCTCTGAAACTGCATCTCAAGTTCACTGGGTAGAAGGTGGCGCCCTCCGGTGTACAGCCATACTTGGAAAAAGCGGCCCTTGTGATACACAACAAGGTGTTTACGGTCTGTCAGATGCTGGACAATATCTGCAAAAAGAAAAGGACACAGAGATAAATCcagataaaacaatagaatatgaGCTGGACAACTAAAGATCCATCATACCCCTTTTACCTAAAACATGAATGAATATCTCCACTTTAGCAAAAAATACCTACATCTTTGTTCCTACTACACTGTAGTTTTCAGACTTGAGTAAAAGTAAGAAATCTAgtgtaaaaatattgttattaatTAAAAGTTTAGCACCAAAATTTAGTCTACTTAAagtaagttaacccataaagactcaaacatccatctttaacctaaaccatccacaaatataaactgtttaatccctgttgatccactattcctCTCAagtcatgtcaataattggtgtaaaatacagttattcattttttcatggtcgcCAGACATGACctctttggacgttcagaggctctgtggttaccatgaaaacaccatcatcatctataacattgattcaccaataaaaacccatggagttggatcaatgacagtggatggacacactgggtttatgttcagttagtgagagattttgctgaaaaagtcactttttcttcagttttctctgtttttgatataataacctttgaatttaatctgatcttaccagattttcattgaaaaacacaaaataaagaggataatattacaataaacagtgataaatcacttaagaaaggataagtatggagaaaaatttgttttaactgccacaaaaatagctctgggtctttatgggttaacgtaaGTAATGTCAAAATGATACACATTACTATATTatatgattagattagatgagactttatttatcccacaatggggaaattcacggGTCAAAGCAGCAACAGAATGTGCTCATCTTTAAAATTGCAGCTGTAATTATggtgtttattttactttatatacTGCTGAGTAGCAAATCTATAATAATAGAGAATACTCTTTTGGTTAATTTACATTCCCAATATGAAAGTTAATTAGTAACACAAATTGATTGAAATAGAGGTAGTGGAGCAAAATGTAGAATATCTGCTTCTAAAATGTAATGAACTAAAAGTTTAGAGTAGTAGAAATTGGAAGTAGTCAGTAATATGAGTAAATGTACCCTGCCTCTGCCTACCTGTTTCAATGCCAGGGATGCGGGTGGTGTTAAATATCCTCTCCATCTGGGTGGAGCACATAGGAACAGTCCCCAAAGCCCTTAGCTGATAAGAAGAAAGATCAAAACAATATCTTGGTAGATGAAGATTATAAAAATGAATAAGTTTAAGGAAACAAAACAGAAGGTAGAGAAAATATTTAACAGGTTACTACCCAACTAggtgattaaccctttattgggtaagtgactatttttggtaatctctacacacattacaagacagtgacagcgagGACAGTGatgcaacaatctcaggtccaatgtggtctacagggtctgtaaggtccacctctgcatgaacagtgagtgtacctgctttgttaggtaccatgaagtaatggtactaatgtaaggaatgatgttcaaattgataatgtggatgtggacaggtgtctggatcagcacttatgttggtctaatgctctATAAagagatgttctaatgttctaaaatacatgtttctttcaccttacatgtgtttttcttgtattttttatatttacttcttgaatttatttatttatttatttgttgatggccacttacaggtaaggaaccaaatatagtagcttgattgaccttgattttctacaaaacaataaaaaatgtagaaaattttcacaaaaagtaacaaagtcttgttatgtcctccaataacacactgaggttgaaattttgaatttcagtgtatttctatgagtgaactataaaagggTTAAGCACAGAGAGGAGGTAAAAAAAAGTCATGGGAACTAGTACCGGTGCATGTTCACCACGCTCCAGTTTGCGTCTGTACTGTAGCATTGCATGGACGACATTACCCGCACGTGCAGCCTGTCGGTGTGTTGGAGTTATGTACAAGAGATCCTTCACATAAGGAGATAAAAGCAAGAAGTCTCAAGTCAGCATTAATGTATGTACTCAGTTTCCACTGTTcactctgttaaaaaaaacaaaaaacaaatcatgcAAAATCAAGTAAGCAATGTCACGTCTCACCATTACATAGAAGTTACTATTGACCATTATGGGACCCCTGCTTCTGAGGTAGATGTACTCCTCCCACCAGTCGCTTACCTAAAGAATATAGAACAACACTATAAATTTTAGTTAAGTCAAAACCAACACTGGTACATGTCTTTAAAGGCTACTCACATAATTTGTTGCCCACCAGGATTTAAGAACCAGGTATCTCTGTAGTCTCGCTGCCTTTGAGTCCCTGAAGTCATTGGCTAAAATCTCCATTTGGTTGAACTTTTCATTGTCCAACAAGGGACGGACTGACTCAAGGTACTGTGAGGAAAAAATATGGTGTTGAGATAAAGAGctgagataaagaaaaaaaaaaacagaatttactATGTACCTAACTGTAGGAAAACAAAAGAACCAGCAGATGATGCTGTTGAACCAGTGTCTCCATAATCTAACACGGCTTTATTCATCACATCTTAAAATGGATGAGGTTTTCATATCAAAGTTTGATCGAATGGCAAAGCGACACAGTTAAAATGCATATTTATTGCTGTGTTGTTGCATTGTCAACCTTTAAAAATACTATCTACATGCGTTAATATAAACATCTCATTTTACATCACCCCATATTTACACACCCTATGAATGGTATCGTCCACACTAGGTACAGGGAGTCTGGGTAAGGAGGCCTGGAAGCTGTACAGCAGTGGTCTGCGCCCAGAGAACATCTTGACCAGGGTCTGAGATCAAACAAAACAACACCACAATATCCTATTAAAAATCAACCATTTGCAGCAAAGGTGAGTGTCAGTTTGGAAGCACATTACTGCAATGCATCATAATTACATACAAACCCAGGTCCAAAAAATTTGGAATGTCatgtaaaatgtcaataaaaagaaaatgcaatGATTTCCACATCTCATAAAACCATATTCTATTCACagtagaacatagaaaacatatttAAAAGAGAAGGTAATTTGGATTTAATGGGGTTAACATGTCTCCAGAAGAACTTTTAGCTACCTTTATTTTGGATATAGtatatgttttttatgttaagCTTGATTGCACTGGTTTGAAGAGCACCTTGAATTTTGTCATGTTGATGCTTTGTGctaatatgatgacaataaagctttttcttctttttctacaAAGCCATGCTGTATTAATACATGTAGTGTACAGTTTAGCATTGTCTTGCTGAAGTACGTATCTAAGGCCTTCCAGATAAAGATGTCATCTGTAAAACCTGTGTATACCATTCAGCAGTGATGGTGTCTTTCCAGATGTGCAAACTGTACATTCTATAAACACTAATGCGACTCCACCATCAGAAACACAGGCTTTAGAAGTCAGTGCAGACTGCTAGCTGCTTGGTGCCTCCATTCTTCTCTTTAGTCTGGAAGTTGCAATGTTTGTGGTTTCCAAAAAGAACTGAAAATTTCAATTCATCTGCCCATAAAACTGTTTTCCATTGCATACAGACATGATAGACCTTTACCCTGCATTCAAACTGTATTAACAGACAATCATTTCTGGAAGTTTTTCCATTCCAGTGTCATGCCTGGTTATAAAGCAGTGACACCTGAGGACCTAAAGATCACAGGCATTCAGCAGCCTTGTTGATTGTGCACAGAGATTTCTACAGATTTTCAGAATCTTTTAATTATATTATGTACTGTGGAtgataattaaacatttttagaaCTTTATCTTGAGGAACGTTGTTCTGGAATTGTTCCACCATCTGTAAACACAGCTTTTTGCACACTGGGGAACCTTAACCCATGTTTACTTCTGAGAGAAGAGGCTTTTTTACACCAAATAATGTCACTGACCtataaagatttccttttcttttttgtcacacagataaaaaaaagtaaatgtttacctttagttaacttttttttttatctgtctgatgaaaaagaaaaggaaatctttatattttcagtagacAGAATGAACCTGATCGGACGATGTCATTGACCTGTTGCCAGTTAACCTAATTAATTCCTCCCACAGTTTCTTTTTAGTTCTTACTTTTTCAACCTTCTGTTGCTTCTGTCCCTGTTTTTGAAGGTGTGTTGCTGACATCAAATTCAAAATACTCAAAGTGGTAAACTTTCTTAGTTTAAGCATTTTCTATGTTCTATTATGAATAAAATACcagtttatgagatttgcaaacCATCATTTTTCACAGCATCCTATCTGTTTTGGAATTGGGGTGGTAGTCAGAGAGAATGttagacagaaggacagacgtaCCAACCATACTTTGGTAGAGGTACTCATTCTTCCATGGGACTCAAAAATCCAGCCATGATAGGAGAGTAGGGCTTTGAGAGTGTATCTTAAGAGGAAAATAAGGAACAGCCACAATCCAGTAGCAAACAGGATGGCACTCAGCACTGCTCGGGTCTGCACTGACATGTAGTCTCTGTTCAGAAAAGGCAGAACTTGTTATCAGCACAGAAGAAAGGTGACTTACTGTAGAGAAGTAAAAAGTGCCAGTAACAGATGATGACGTCTAACCTTTGTGGTAGGTTTTCCTTGATGGCGTCAATCATTCCGAGAGAGGGGTCTATGCGGATATACAGAGTACTCATCATTGCAATTACAACTATCAGCCAACTGGAAGGACTGGCTGGGTAGACTCCAGCCAAAACACCATTCTGTGAGAGAAAAATGAGTAATAACGGTCAAATCTTCACTTAATgttatataaaacacacacaaaaaataaaagagatATTTTGTAtctaaaatacaccaaaatgtCAATTACTTAAAAATTAAATACTATATGACAAACCAGCCCTTTGTGTATTAACACTGATAACAAGGGTCAGAACAGGACAGTTGTACCTTGAATTGTATCGCCCTTTTCTTCCATGCAGTGACACCAGATAAATAGATGTTTTTGATGACCTCTTGGCTTAGTTTAACGTCAACACCATCTGGGCGCACAGTGAACTGGAAGCCCACCGCCTGATGCGCCTCAGCCATCTCTGTGTAGCCCTGACATGGaaagcaaaaaaacagaaaaccttATTAAATCAGCTGTGTTAAAGTGACTGTTCTGATAAAT
It encodes:
- the cpt1b gene encoding carnitine O-palmitoyltransferase 1, muscle isoform, whose amino-acid sequence is MAEAHQAVGFQFTVRPDGVDVKLSQEVIKNIYLSGVTAWKKRAIQFKNGVLAGVYPASPSSWLIVVIAMMSTLYIRIDPSLGMIDAIKENLPQRDYMSVQTRAVLSAILFATGLWLFLIFLLRYTLKALLSYHGWIFESHGRMSTSTKVWLTLVKMFSGRRPLLYSFQASLPRLPVPSVDDTIHRYLESVRPLLDNEKFNQMEILANDFRDSKAARLQRYLVLKSWWATNYVSDWWEEYIYLRSRGPIMVNSNFYVMDLLYITPTHRQAARAGNVVHAMLQYRRKLERGEHAPLRALGTVPMCSTQMERIFNTTRIPGIETDIVQHLTDRKHLVVYHKGRFFQVWLYTGGRHLLPSELEMQFQRILNDTSEPQPGELKLAALTAGNRVPWARARIQYFTQGVNKASLDAIESAAFFLTLDDEPQGYDSAKSNSLDSYAKSLLHGKCYDRWFDKSFTLISYPNGKMGVNAEHSWADAPIVGHMWEYVLATDCFHLGYTEEGHCKGDVNKGLPFPNRLQWQLPEECQEVIEASYLSAKQIADDVDFHGYLFNEFGKGLIKKCRTSPDAFIQLALQLAQFRDQRVFCLTYESSMTRMFRDGRTETVRSCTSEAVAFVRAMEDPGATNAQRLALFRKAADKHQNMYRLAMTGSGIDRHLFCLYIVSKYLGVDSPFLKQVLSEPWKLSTSQTPQQQLNLVDINKFPKYVGAGGGFGPVADDGYGVSYIIIGENLITFHISSKFSSPDTDSYRFGQHIQSAMLDIQELFKPINDKKTVELANHVQLENGKKHI